One genomic window of Punica granatum isolate Tunisia-2019 chromosome 1, ASM765513v2, whole genome shotgun sequence includes the following:
- the LOC116212260 gene encoding meiosis regulator and mRNA stability factor 1-like, with amino-acid sequence MDDGSLAEEQYSTAKTSVWWDIENCQVPRGCDAHAIAQNISSALFNRNYKGRVSISAYGDTNGIPSSVQQALSSTGIALHHVPAGVKDASDKKILVDMLLWSVDNPAPANYLLISGDRDFSNALHQLSMRRYNILLAQPQQASAPLIAAAKSVWLWISLSAGGSPSPGAHARGVQSPPNFQQQSSRPKQTSASESTKGKNEGKGVEDGSKNHVAHASRVQFQQQSSNPKRTSASGSTKAKNKVTGVKVGSKSHNIPQSNHDGSSKNNHNENHRKGLHHGGNTRGDEQSSNPKRTSASGSTKDKNKGKGVKDGSKNHNRPQRNHDGSSKKKP; translated from the exons ATGGACGACGGCAGCCTGGCCGAGGAGCAGTACTCGACGGCGAAGACGTCGGTGTGGTGGGACATCGAGAACTGTCAGGTCCCCAGAGGGTGCGATGCTCACGCGATTGCCCAGAACATAAGCTCCGCCCTCTTCAACCGCAATTACAAAGGCCGGGTATCCATCTCTGCCTATGGAGACACCAACGGTATTCCTTCCTCTGTCCAGCAAGCTCTCTCTAGTACCGGAATCGCCCTTCATCACGTCCCTGCAG GTGTTAAAGATGCAAGCGACAAGAAGATTCTGGTGGACATGTTATTATGGTCCGTGGACAATCCGGCACCTGCTAACTATCTACTGATTTCCGGAGACCGGGACTTCTCCAATGCGCTTCATCAGTTAAGCATGAGACGATATAACATCCTTCTAGCACAACCCCAGCAAGCATCAGCACCGTTAATCGCAGCTGCAAAGAGCGTATGGCTCTGGATCAGTCTCTCTGCTGGGGGATCACCGTCACCTGGTGCTCATGCTAGAGGAGTTCAAAGCCCCCCAAACTTTCAGCAGCAAAGTTCTCGCCCAAAGCAGACATCTGCTAGTGAATCCACGAAGGGCAAGAACGAAGGTAAAGGTGTAGAAGATGGAAGTAAGAACCATGTTGCTCATGCTAGCAGAGTTCAATTTCAGCAGCAAAGTTCAAACCCAAAGCGGACATCTGCTAGTGGATCCACGAAGGCCAAGAACAAAGTTACGGGTGTAAAAGTTGGAAGTAAGAGCCACAACATACCGCAGAGCAACCATGATGGATCAAGCAAAAACAACCATAATG AAAACCATCGTAAAGGTCTGCATCATGGTGGAAATACTAGAGGCGATGAGCAAAGTTCAAACCCAAAGCGGACATCTGCTAGTGGATCTACGAAGGACAAGAACAAAGGTAAAGGTGTAAAAGATGGAAGTAAGAACCACAACAGACCGCAGAGGAACCATGATGgatcaagcaaaaaaaaaccataa